CTCGATCCTTCCGGGCTACACGAAGAATCCGTATGCGCTCGATCGCGTGACGGCAGGATCGAGCGGAGGAACCGCGGCTGCCGTCGCATCGAACCAGGGACAGAGCGGCCTCGGAACGGATACAGGCAACTCGATTCGGGGCCCATCGGCCCACACCGCCCTCGTGGGAATCCGATCGACGATGGGTCTCACCTCGAGGGCTGGTGTGGTCCCACTCAACGATGGCGCGGACGTCGCAGGTCCGATGGCGCGTACCGTCGCGGATGCCGTCGCGATCTTCGATGTCGTTGCGGGGGAGGACGCGGATGATCCGGTCACCATGGCGAGCCGCGGCCGTCGCGAGGCAGACTATCGGAAGTACCTCGTGCCGGGAGCGCTCAGGAACGCGCGCATCGGCGTGCTCCGCCAGGCGTACGAGACGCCAACGACCGACAGCGAAGTGGTCGCCGTATTCACGGCGGCCATCAACGACCTGCGGAAGGCAGGCGCCACGATCGTGGACCCGGCCGGCATCGACTCCCTCCCGCGCATCCTGCGTGTCGCCGGGACGTGCAGTCGCTTCAAGTATGATCTCGAACGCTACTTCGCGGTGCGCGGGGAGAACGCACCGGTGAAGACCGTCGACGCAATAGTGAAGAGCCGCAATTTTCACCCGTCGGTACAACTCCAGTTGCAAAGAGCGCAGCTGGATACGTCGCCGCCGCCCAAGGCCAATCCGGGATGCGTGGCGCGCGAGGAGATGCGTGCACAGCTCCGGCGCGCCGTGATCGCGATGATGGATTCACTCCGCCTCGACGTGCTGGTTTATCCGACGTGGAGCAATCCTCCACGTCTCATCGGCGACCTCAACACTCCACACGGCGACAACAGCCAGCTCTTCTCGCCATCCACGGGTTTTCCGGCGATCACGGTCCCGATGGGCTACACACGCGAGCGACGGCTGCCCGCGGGCATAACTTTCTTCGGTCGGCCGTGGAGCGAGGGCCGTCTCATCTCACTGGCGTATGGCTACGAGCAGGCGACGCGCCATCGCAGGCCGCCGCTGCTGCAGACGCGCACGCCGGGTAGCTAGAACTACGTCCTCTGCGTGAGCTTAAGAATAGTATCCTCATAAACTCGACTGCCGGAGCGCGAACACTATGCAGACTCGGAACTCGATTCACCCCGTGACCTCACGCCTCTTCAAAGGCGCGATGTGCGCCTTGCTGCTCCTGCTGGCCGGTGACCTCGCTGGGCAGACGCCTTCGCTGGACAGCGCGCGAATCGCCATGCGCGGCGGCGTGACGGCGCTCGTCGGCGGCACTCTCATCGACGGATACGGCGGGCCGCCTATTCGTAACAGCGTAATCCTGGTCACGGGAGAGCGCATCACCCGTGTCGGCACTGTAGGGTCGGTCCCGATTCCGGCCGACGCGAAGATCATCTCTACCGAGGGCATGAGTGTGCTTCCCGGACTGTGGGACATGCACGTGCATCTCATGCTCAACGGCCACAGCGATTACGCGCACTGGGACCGGACCTACCTGCCGATGCTCGAGCGCGTCATCATGCCGGCCTCCGCCCGCCAGCTTTTGCTTGCGGGCGTCACGAGCGCGCGCGACCTCGGCGCCCCGCTGGCTCCGAGCATCGCGGTGCGCGATGCGATCAACACCGGCCGTATCCCCGGACCGACGATGTACGTCTCCGGCCCCTTTCTGCAGCACCGCCCATATCCGGGGACGGAGGCCTTTCGCTGGGGAGTGAACGGAGTCGCGGACGCGAGAGAGAAAGTGCGCGCGCTGGCACGCGCCGGGGTCAACTGCGTGAAGCTCATCGATCAGGACGAGATGACCATGGAAGAGGTGCGCGCCATTGTCGACGAGGCGCACCGTCTCGGCCTGATGGTGGTCGCGCACTCGCACCGACCGGAAGAAATTCGGCGCGGTCTGCTCGCCGGCGTGGACAACTTCGAGCACACCGGCCTGGCTACGTCACCCGAGTTTCCTCCCGACGTGATCGCGCTCCTCCAGGCGCGCACCGCGCGCGGCAACACGCGGCCGTTGTTCTGGACGCCCACGATCGAGGGCTTGTTCAACTATGAGTCGCTGCGCGACGACCCCGAGGCGCTGGACGATCCCTCGTGGCATCTGGGTCTCCCGGATTCCGTTATCGCCGACATCCGCTCGTCGATCGTACACCCCGATCGACTTCCCTATTTCCAGATAACGCCGAGCCGCCGGCCGACGCTCGGCAGGAAATTCCAGCAACTCAGGGAGTCGGGCGTGGTGCTACTGGTGGGAACCGATGCCGGCATCCCAATGAAGTTTCACAGCCAGGCGACCTGGCGGGAACTGGAAGTCTGGGTCAACCGGCTGGGCGTGGATCCGATGACAGCGATTCGCGCTGCCACCTATTGGCCCGCCGTCGCCATGAAGGTAGACCGCGACGTGGGAACGGTGAGCGAGGGAAAGTTCGCGGACATCATCGCCGTGCGCGGGAACGTGCTCCGCTACATCAACCTGCTTCAGGATGTGGATCTCGTGGTCAAACGCGGAGTTCGGTACAAATAGAGTTTCCGGCTGTTCGCTCCCCACGGCTGCCCTACGACCGGACCGCCAAAGCGGTTACGTACCGCTCCGACAAATCGGACGGCCCCGCCGCGCGCACCGAGACCGCCGACCGATTGCAATTCCTTGCCGCACCGACTCGCCCGGCACGCGGTGGCGATACGGCAGCCGCGTGTGCACCTTCAGGCATGACTCTCACACTCCGCTCCCTTTCGGCCAGTCTTGCCTTCGCCTGTTGCCTCTCCGCGCCGGCGATGGCGCAGTCGGCATCTCCGATCTTCACCCCCGGTGCGCTGACCGCAGACCAGCGCGTCGCGCACGACGTGTACAAGGAGTTGATCGAGATCAACTCCAGCGTCACGACGGGGAACATCACCACGGCTGCCGTCGCGATGGCGAAGCGCTTCCGAGATGCAGGGATACCGGACGCGGACATCTTCGTGGGCGGTCCGAGGCCGGAGAAGCACAACGTCGTCGCCCGCATTCGTGGAAACGGCGCCGGCGGCCGCAAGCCTCTCCTGCTCCTGGCGCACCTGGACGTCGTCGAGGCGCTCAAGGCCGACTGGTCGCCCGACCTGGACCCGTTTGTCTTCATCGAGCGGGATGGGTACTACTACGGGCGGGGCACAGCGGACGACAAGGCGATGGCGTCCATCTTCGTCGCGAATGTATTTCGCATGAAGAAGGAGGGCTGGGTTCCCGACCGCGACATCATCATCGC
This sequence is a window from Gemmatimonadaceae bacterium. Protein-coding genes within it:
- a CDS encoding amidase family protein translates to MTIGRSARLALVSLPPLCSFALSLSAQNPRGSTFQIEEATIAGVHTAFRTRALTCRALVQRYLYRIDSIDQRGPAINALVTLNPSALSIADSLDRRYAKHGLVGPLHCVPMIVKDNFETSDLQTTAGSLALKGWIPRRDATMVARIRAAGAIVLAKSNMAEWAFTPYETVSSILPGYTKNPYALDRVTAGSSGGTAAAVASNQGQSGLGTDTGNSIRGPSAHTALVGIRSTMGLTSRAGVVPLNDGADVAGPMARTVADAVAIFDVVAGEDADDPVTMASRGRREADYRKYLVPGALRNARIGVLRQAYETPTTDSEVVAVFTAAINDLRKAGATIVDPAGIDSLPRILRVAGTCSRFKYDLERYFAVRGENAPVKTVDAIVKSRNFHPSVQLQLQRAQLDTSPPPKANPGCVAREEMRAQLRRAVIAMMDSLRLDVLVYPTWSNPPRLIGDLNTPHGDNSQLFSPSTGFPAITVPMGYTRERRLPAGITFFGRPWSEGRLISLAYGYEQATRHRRPPLLQTRTPGS
- a CDS encoding amidohydrolase family protein; amino-acid sequence: MTSRLFKGAMCALLLLLAGDLAGQTPSLDSARIAMRGGVTALVGGTLIDGYGGPPIRNSVILVTGERITRVGTVGSVPIPADAKIISTEGMSVLPGLWDMHVHLMLNGHSDYAHWDRTYLPMLERVIMPASARQLLLAGVTSARDLGAPLAPSIAVRDAINTGRIPGPTMYVSGPFLQHRPYPGTEAFRWGVNGVADAREKVRALARAGVNCVKLIDQDEMTMEEVRAIVDEAHRLGLMVVAHSHRPEEIRRGLLAGVDNFEHTGLATSPEFPPDVIALLQARTARGNTRPLFWTPTIEGLFNYESLRDDPEALDDPSWHLGLPDSVIADIRSSIVHPDRLPYFQITPSRRPTLGRKFQQLRESGVVLLVGTDAGIPMKFHSQATWRELEVWVNRLGVDPMTAIRAATYWPAVAMKVDRDVGTVSEGKFADIIAVRGNVLRYINLLQDVDLVVKRGVRYK